A window of the Alnus glutinosa chromosome 4, dhAlnGlut1.1, whole genome shotgun sequence genome harbors these coding sequences:
- the LOC133866186 gene encoding uncharacterized protein LOC133866186, which produces MLAAQSRQKSYADTRRRKLEFEVGDQVFLKVSPMKGVMRFGTKGKLSPRYISPFLVTEVVGPIAYRVELPSNLAGVHNVFHVSTLQKYMHDPLHMIDFEPLQVQADLKYEEKPVQILDRKVQQLRTKTIPLIKVLWQNHDVEEASWDLEQEIRSKYPYLFP; this is translated from the coding sequence ATGCTGGCCGCACAGAGTCGCCAAAAGAGTTATGCTGATACACGACGACGCAAGCTAGAATTCGAAGTCGGTGATCAAGTATTTCTGAAGGTATCACCAATGAAGGGAGTCATGCGGTTCGGTACAAAGGGAAAGCTAAGTCCAAGGTATATCAGTCCCTTTTTAGTGACGGAGGTCGTAGGTCCGATCGCCTATAGAGTCGAATTACCATCTAACCTAGCTGGTGTACACAACGTATTCCACGTTTCCACACTACAAAAGTACATGCATGACCCGTTACACATGATAGACTTTGAACCTTTACAAGTTCAAGCAgatttgaaatatgaagagaagccggtgcagatcttggatcGGAAAGTTCAACAACTGAGGACAAAGACAATACCACTAATAAAAGTTCTATGGCAGAACCATGATGTTGAAGAAGCTTCTTGGGACTTAGAACAAGAGATAAGAAGCAAATACCCGTATCTATTCCCCTGA